One stretch of Oceanithermus profundus DSM 14977 DNA includes these proteins:
- a CDS encoding type IV secretory system conjugative DNA transfer family protein: MNPARALLGRPLYIPLLIGLFFMVLAGVLAARSYANSVIAATRATYDSGWHKVIRYDNPISFLSRCYAWDAKHPGANCMEIYRYYQSVHAPDYRWPLASAAAAALSFIAVAFWPGRKPELPAEGGLAKEDDLKKHGYLGEGRLSDGAVFLGLLEGRPKKYVQLPPKELARHVLVEAGTGEGKTSTYVMSLAISAAHHRQGMIAWDQKYGEPSGLVDVLPIFRHFERPVYTYAPYDPDTPRIPLLDMVVDYMTATKLAEALIAPAKEESVDFYRDIDREMFAVAALAVALIARAEGRAARMSEIVELFNTGDPKQVADVLQEASRYATSPANDPWKWGRVIFGEESKIRGVPEYMRSLRKKIAVFLEDPNVDRATSRGAPGENLSLTTIFEKPSLLYIGLPKTKVMSVSNKVLMRLLKIWIDDGLYQAAVENHGGELPYLTHYVLDEFQNFGELPHISEGLALFRSMNVAFHIIIQDRAAIESIYGPEGLKELTGNNTGTKIFYVGGLGDKAREDLEKAVGDKVIVEEALMRQLSPVHEVEAKQTRRLGKKPVYSREEMQRAEQGTVLAKMHYVPFVIYQAVLLDDPRHPLHRNWASIKQNALAYAREWKAHYSERGDENANGRSEQDASITGFLGWVKELIDATAPLEAVRDREGNIGMVRVLGLTREALSDEWVERGWVARHRDGWVLTRAALALLEDDLLRRLRENAAIRGQLKKLEEMGKVARGVAAQSVALVIVDEPSRSIFVHVSTPLSKWGEERVADLLALGVTNPNEWRALPRGRLAYGMLRDESLEQGYGELFARNEGGGVSAL; the protein is encoded by the coding sequence GTGAACCCCGCTCGAGCTCTCCTCGGCCGCCCCCTGTACATACCGCTGCTAATCGGCCTGTTCTTCATGGTCCTGGCGGGGGTTCTTGCCGCACGAAGCTACGCCAACAGCGTGATCGCGGCCACGCGCGCGACCTACGACTCGGGCTGGCACAAGGTGATCCGCTACGACAACCCGATTTCGTTCCTGTCGCGCTGCTACGCGTGGGACGCGAAGCACCCTGGGGCCAACTGCATGGAGATCTACCGCTACTACCAGAGCGTCCATGCACCGGATTACCGCTGGCCGCTCGCATCTGCTGCGGCGGCCGCCTTGTCGTTCATCGCCGTAGCCTTTTGGCCCGGGAGAAAACCCGAACTGCCGGCGGAAGGCGGCCTCGCCAAAGAGGACGACCTCAAGAAGCATGGCTACCTGGGCGAAGGGCGGCTGAGCGATGGGGCCGTTTTCCTGGGGTTGCTCGAGGGGCGGCCCAAAAAGTACGTGCAGCTCCCCCCAAAAGAACTAGCGCGGCACGTGCTCGTCGAAGCCGGGACGGGCGAGGGTAAGACTTCGACCTACGTCATGTCGCTGGCGATCAGCGCAGCACACCACCGCCAGGGAATGATCGCCTGGGACCAGAAGTACGGAGAGCCAAGCGGTCTGGTCGACGTGCTGCCCATCTTTCGCCACTTCGAACGCCCGGTGTACACCTACGCTCCTTACGATCCCGACACCCCGCGCATACCGCTGCTCGACATGGTGGTGGACTACATGACGGCCACCAAGCTGGCGGAAGCGCTGATCGCGCCAGCCAAAGAGGAGTCGGTGGACTTCTACCGGGACATCGACCGTGAGATGTTCGCGGTTGCGGCCCTCGCCGTGGCGCTCATTGCTCGCGCCGAAGGCCGAGCCGCTCGCATGAGCGAGATCGTGGAGCTCTTCAACACGGGAGACCCCAAACAGGTCGCCGACGTCTTACAAGAAGCAAGCCGGTACGCAACCAGCCCAGCCAACGACCCATGGAAGTGGGGGCGGGTCATCTTTGGCGAAGAGAGCAAGATACGGGGGGTCCCCGAGTACATGCGCTCCTTGAGGAAGAAGATCGCGGTCTTCCTCGAAGATCCCAACGTCGACCGCGCCACCTCTCGAGGGGCTCCGGGGGAAAACCTGTCCCTGACAACGATTTTCGAGAAGCCCTCGCTTCTCTACATTGGTCTTCCCAAGACCAAGGTGATGAGCGTTTCGAACAAGGTGCTGATGCGCCTGCTCAAGATCTGGATCGACGACGGCCTCTACCAGGCCGCCGTGGAAAACCACGGCGGAGAGCTCCCCTATTTAACGCACTACGTACTTGACGAGTTCCAGAACTTCGGGGAGCTCCCTCATATTTCCGAAGGCCTCGCGCTGTTCAGGTCGATGAACGTCGCCTTCCACATCATCATTCAAGACCGGGCCGCCATCGAGTCCATATACGGCCCCGAGGGCCTCAAGGAGCTCACGGGCAACAACACCGGAACCAAGATTTTCTACGTTGGCGGTCTCGGCGACAAGGCACGCGAAGACCTGGAGAAGGCGGTGGGCGACAAGGTGATCGTCGAGGAGGCCCTGATGCGCCAACTCTCCCCCGTGCACGAGGTGGAAGCCAAACAAACAAGGCGGCTGGGCAAGAAGCCGGTCTACTCCAGGGAGGAGATGCAGCGGGCCGAACAAGGTACCGTACTGGCCAAGATGCACTACGTGCCCTTCGTGATCTACCAAGCCGTACTGCTGGACGATCCCCGCCACCCTCTGCATCGGAACTGGGCAAGCATCAAACAAAACGCCCTCGCTTACGCCAGGGAGTGGAAGGCCCACTACAGCGAGCGCGGCGACGAGAACGCGAACGGACGAAGCGAGCAGGACGCCTCGATCACCGGCTTCCTGGGCTGGGTCAAGGAGCTTATCGACGCCACGGCGCCCCTCGAGGCTGTGCGCGATCGCGAGGGCAACATCGGCATGGTGCGCGTACTCGGGCTTACCCGGGAGGCTTTGTCCGACGAGTGGGTGGAGCGCGGCTGGGTGGCCAGGCATCGGGACGGCTGGGTGCTAACGCGCGCCGCTCTGGCCCTTCTGGAAGACGACCTACTGCGACGGCTACGTGAAAACGCCGCCATCCGCGGGCAGCTCAAAAAACTCGAGGAGATGGGCAAGGTGGCTCGAGGTGTGGCCGCCCAAAGTGTGGCTCTCGTCATCGTCGACGAACCCTCACGCTCGATCTTCGTGCACGTCAGCACCCCGCTCTCCAAGTGGGGAGAAGAGCGCGTGGCCGATCTCCTCGCCTTGGGGGTTACGAATCCCAACGAGTGGCGTGCCCTGCCAAGGGGTCGCCTCGCCTACGGAATGCTGCGCGACGAATCGCTGGAGCAGGGCTACGGTGAACTGTTCGCGCGCAACGAAGGAGGTGGAGTATCCGCGCTTTAA
- a CDS encoding AAA family ATPase: MNREKLPEDLEALIQRLPAKFRRPFREHPDLSEATLQIGRPLTVSWGDWERRFVEYEDLIPAREDIQRIAQQFAGIKDDGRAGIDGTAHRVSAIFDRMNNIVGFTVRVARHFPGALPESLKLELLRSKGSVLIVGAPGSGKTTLLRAVAAAFADAIGPHLNIIDTSNEIGGVGETPIHELRHARWHQVPNPAKQPEVIRRAIANHGPLVLILDEVGYHGDVPEVEAAARRGVQVIATVHGYGIFDVIENAHYSPLLGHPDLNSRVRLARPAFQSLLEVRAKGKFYWLPDLADAVDRALAGEPVKGQRIGHWADGEPDYPPGAGLTVRKGLRSPTLKGDGGANVAL, from the coding sequence ATGAACCGCGAGAAGCTCCCCGAAGACCTGGAAGCCCTCATCCAGCGCCTTCCCGCCAAGTTCAGGCGTCCGTTCCGCGAGCATCCCGATCTTTCCGAGGCGACGCTGCAAATTGGGCGCCCCCTAACCGTGTCGTGGGGCGATTGGGAACGGCGGTTCGTTGAGTACGAAGACCTGATCCCCGCGCGCGAAGACATCCAACGCATCGCTCAGCAGTTCGCAGGGATCAAAGATGACGGCCGTGCCGGCATCGACGGAACGGCTCACCGCGTGAGCGCCATCTTCGATCGCATGAACAACATCGTGGGCTTCACCGTTCGCGTAGCCCGCCACTTCCCAGGCGCCCTTCCCGAATCGCTCAAGCTCGAGCTGCTTCGGAGTAAAGGATCCGTCCTCATCGTAGGTGCGCCCGGGTCGGGAAAAACGACACTCCTCAGGGCAGTGGCGGCCGCTTTCGCAGACGCGATCGGACCACACCTGAACATCATCGACACGTCGAACGAGATCGGCGGCGTGGGCGAGACCCCGATTCACGAACTTCGTCACGCACGCTGGCACCAGGTGCCCAACCCCGCAAAGCAACCCGAGGTGATTCGCCGGGCCATCGCCAACCATGGCCCGCTCGTGCTGATCCTTGACGAGGTGGGGTACCACGGCGACGTGCCCGAAGTGGAGGCCGCCGCCCGGCGCGGCGTACAGGTCATCGCCACGGTCCACGGGTACGGAATCTTCGACGTGATCGAGAATGCGCACTACTCCCCCCTGCTAGGTCATCCCGATCTAAACAGTCGTGTGCGCCTTGCCCGCCCAGCTTTCCAGTCGCTGCTCGAGGTGCGGGCCAAGGGCAAGTTCTACTGGTTACCGGACTTAGCCGACGCAGTCGATCGCGCGCTAGCGGGTGAGCCGGTCAAGGGGCAACGCATCGGCCACTGGGCCGACGGGGAGCCCGACTATCCGCCTGGTGCAGGCTTGACGGTTCGGAAGGGTTTGCGGAGCCCGACCCTTAAGGGTGATGGAGGCGCGAATGTGGCCCTTTGA
- a CDS encoding VirB4 family type IV secretion system protein yields the protein MGYEELVGFLQQIKSTLRNAIQPNQRLRLYFRVQPAEGPDLTGYREQIRAREPALAEIGHLRNDELERLSRSRAFYDYDFVVSIEVGTPRAMHRSANPIAVAVSEVLPFLKRREYVPFTPSEYLEWLEDVEMARFRLRAALEMGGIEAQPLSDEELFRFIFEYLNPEIEPPPYAPPAIPDEGTEFDPAEVGTSLRDRLVRTPIDNRRLDRLQVGDTLIRLYHLADVPPELEFGSVQAALFAVEPPYLLVIDYERLDSAAASTRLRKIYTDRVQDARVGDMPSPEADEGSQQAYEMLRRIASTGEGVFRVGVRIALFDKDEEQLERRHTALLSATGRIVGTPFLPLDRGALSPWLETLPFSAFKIKGRKLYIETDAARFWPWRAPWTYWHPEPIEVFRTQWNTLVGLNVYDHGEVPNSHAIIAGSSGSGKSFLVQTRMLELLKTGDAIAIAVDEKPNSYDGMYRLFAERGLGTRIHFGPSSDTVINPFDLPEGSTEPDEVKRFFLEALLNRMVPPSDDPTVGAIEEAIKSAAVTQVYAQAVDEIETDDGGIEKVFTGVTMSDYVRTLSQLNVIGGRTLNEREREIANSLATRFERWTRAHPRGRLFDGQTTVPIDDAARFVYFVVEHGETLSDLFPITILTVADLTWRIIHKSRYARKLIVFEEAWALLQDERSASFVHAFFRAGRTLGVAAWAVSQSLADFTGEHAAAILTNVSHVALLRTDDPLGTKKEVLPGVPENLLDVPPPRPGETGRNALFWLKAVSGEIGDVLKVEVDPLSYWTFTTRADEARRRNELAEKLGSFHAALRVLAGYEKNPEVHAATE from the coding sequence ATGGGCTACGAAGAGCTCGTGGGGTTCTTGCAGCAGATCAAGTCGACGCTCCGAAACGCCATCCAGCCCAACCAGCGCCTTCGTCTGTACTTCCGGGTGCAGCCGGCCGAGGGCCCGGACCTAACCGGATACCGGGAGCAGATACGCGCTCGGGAGCCGGCGCTTGCAGAGATAGGGCACCTGCGCAACGACGAACTCGAGCGGCTGTCGCGATCGCGCGCCTTCTACGACTACGACTTCGTCGTCTCGATCGAAGTGGGCACCCCGCGCGCCATGCACCGTTCTGCCAACCCCATCGCCGTTGCGGTATCCGAAGTGCTCCCCTTTCTGAAACGCCGCGAGTACGTGCCCTTCACCCCTAGCGAGTACCTCGAGTGGCTTGAGGACGTCGAAATGGCGCGCTTCCGCTTGCGCGCAGCGCTCGAGATGGGCGGCATCGAGGCCCAGCCGCTAAGCGACGAAGAGCTGTTCCGCTTCATCTTCGAGTACCTGAACCCCGAAATCGAGCCCCCGCCCTACGCGCCGCCCGCCATCCCGGACGAGGGCACAGAGTTCGACCCCGCCGAGGTCGGCACTTCGCTCCGCGACCGCTTGGTAAGGACCCCGATCGACAACCGGCGGCTCGACCGCTTGCAGGTGGGCGACACCCTTATCCGCCTCTACCACCTCGCAGACGTGCCCCCAGAGCTCGAGTTCGGATCGGTGCAAGCTGCCCTCTTCGCGGTGGAGCCTCCCTACTTGCTGGTGATCGACTACGAGCGCCTGGACAGCGCGGCCGCAAGCACCCGACTCCGCAAGATCTACACCGACCGGGTTCAGGACGCTCGGGTCGGAGACATGCCTTCCCCGGAGGCGGATGAGGGATCCCAGCAAGCCTACGAGATGCTCAGGCGGATCGCCTCCACGGGCGAGGGCGTTTTTCGCGTCGGGGTCAGGATCGCCCTTTTCGACAAGGACGAGGAGCAGCTCGAGCGGCGGCACACGGCCCTGCTCAGCGCTACCGGCCGAATCGTGGGAACGCCCTTCTTGCCGCTCGATCGAGGCGCACTTTCTCCATGGCTCGAAACCCTGCCCTTTAGCGCATTCAAGATCAAGGGAAGGAAGCTCTACATCGAAACGGATGCCGCCCGCTTCTGGCCCTGGCGCGCGCCCTGGACGTACTGGCACCCCGAACCCATCGAAGTCTTCCGAACCCAATGGAACACGCTCGTGGGGCTCAACGTATACGACCACGGGGAGGTGCCCAACTCGCATGCAATCATCGCAGGGAGCTCGGGATCGGGGAAATCGTTCCTGGTGCAAACCCGCATGCTCGAGCTGCTGAAGACGGGAGACGCCATCGCCATCGCCGTGGACGAGAAGCCCAACTCCTACGACGGTATGTACCGGCTCTTCGCGGAGCGAGGCCTGGGGACGCGGATCCACTTCGGCCCCAGCTCGGACACGGTCATCAACCCCTTTGACCTTCCCGAGGGCTCGACCGAGCCTGACGAGGTGAAGCGTTTTTTCCTCGAGGCCCTCTTGAACCGAATGGTGCCCCCTTCGGATGACCCAACCGTGGGCGCCATCGAAGAGGCCATTAAATCGGCCGCGGTGACTCAGGTTTACGCCCAGGCCGTGGACGAGATCGAAACGGACGACGGCGGAATCGAGAAGGTCTTCACCGGGGTGACGATGAGCGACTACGTACGCACCCTGAGCCAGCTCAACGTCATTGGTGGCCGAACCCTAAACGAGCGGGAGCGTGAGATCGCGAACTCGCTTGCGACGCGCTTCGAGCGCTGGACGCGGGCCCACCCCCGGGGACGCCTTTTCGACGGTCAGACGACCGTTCCGATCGACGATGCGGCGAGGTTCGTCTACTTCGTAGTCGAGCACGGAGAGACCTTGAGCGACCTCTTCCCCATCACGATCCTGACCGTCGCCGACCTTACATGGCGGATCATCCACAAGAGCCGTTACGCACGCAAGCTGATCGTTTTCGAAGAGGCCTGGGCGCTTCTTCAGGACGAACGCAGCGCGTCGTTCGTACACGCCTTCTTCCGCGCCGGCCGAACGCTCGGCGTCGCCGCTTGGGCCGTAAGTCAGTCGCTTGCGGACTTTACCGGCGAGCACGCGGCGGCCATTCTCACCAACGTCAGCCACGTTGCGCTCTTACGTACGGACGATCCATTGGGAACCAAGAAGGAGGTGTTGCCGGGGGTGCCCGAAAACCTCCTTGACGTACCGCCCCCAAGGCCCGGCGAAACCGGACGCAACGCGCTTTTCTGGTTGAAGGCGGTCTCAGGGGAAATCGGGGACGTGCTCAAGGTTGAGGTGGACCCTCTAAGCTATTGGACGTTCACCACCAGGGCAGACGAAGCCCGCAGGCGCAACGAGCTTGCCGAGAAGCTGGGCAGCTTCCACGCCGCACTCAGGGTTCTGGCGGGGTACGAAAAGAACCCGGAAGTCCACGCCGCAACGGAGTAG
- a CDS encoding lytic transglycosylase domain-containing protein, which produces MRTLVVALAVLAGSSLACGYIPAELYRLTAEAAARHDLPPDMLAALVWVESRYCPNARGKDGEIGLGQVLPSTARDLGVDPQKLWDPRLNLETAARYLAIQYRRFGRWELALAAYNAGPGRAYEPPRSTRQYVVNVLYVYEHLKKRRMVATK; this is translated from the coding sequence GTGCGCACCCTCGTTGTCGCACTTGCGGTGCTTGCCGGTAGCAGTCTTGCCTGTGGCTACATTCCAGCCGAGCTCTACCGGCTAACCGCGGAAGCTGCGGCCCGCCACGACCTCCCCCCCGACATGCTGGCGGCGCTGGTCTGGGTCGAGAGCCGCTACTGCCCGAATGCACGTGGCAAGGACGGCGAAATCGGGCTTGGCCAAGTTCTGCCGAGCACGGCGCGCGACCTGGGGGTCGACCCGCAAAAACTCTGGGACCCCAGGCTTAACCTCGAAACGGCGGCAAGATACCTGGCAATTCAGTACCGCCGGTTTGGCCGCTGGGAGTTGGCGCTCGCAGCCTACAACGCCGGGCCCGGGCGGGCCTACGAGCCGCCTCGAAGTACCCGCCAGTACGTGGTCAACGTGCTTTACGTGTATGAACATCTGAAAAAACGGCGCATGGTGGCAACCAAATGA
- a CDS encoding ankyrin repeat domain-containing protein — protein MYDQKMLLAAELGNVAALEEILSNGQDPNTRFADGGTALHVAARYGHESAVKLLLKAGANPNLKDMVGATPLHWAAMLAPPALLNVLLERGADPLIKDDDGETPLDWAEREGNDQHASKLREAMEASREAALKALQQQAQALGSTTTDSTRQAQKSPAPLSRGRGALSRSGGVRVDVRLLDYLVAAEARATARGFKGEAEALAGLYQAAGAAALMPERGDVERVRVALEGLARVNPRQERAIRPSFEGLLHRLEAMGA, from the coding sequence ATGTACGACCAAAAGATGCTGCTGGCGGCTGAGCTGGGCAACGTGGCGGCTCTGGAAGAGATTTTGAGCAACGGCCAGGACCCGAACACCCGCTTTGCCGACGGCGGTACCGCGCTCCACGTCGCAGCTCGCTACGGACACGAGAGCGCGGTCAAACTCTTGCTCAAGGCAGGTGCGAATCCGAATCTCAAGGACATGGTTGGGGCCACCCCGCTGCACTGGGCGGCAATGCTGGCGCCACCGGCCTTGCTCAACGTCCTCCTCGAGCGGGGTGCAGACCCGCTCATCAAGGACGACGATGGTGAAACCCCCCTGGACTGGGCCGAGCGCGAGGGCAACGACCAGCATGCCAGCAAGCTGAGGGAGGCCATGGAGGCCAGCCGAGAGGCCGCCCTCAAGGCCTTGCAGCAGCAGGCCCAGGCGCTGGGCTCGACTACTACTGACTCAACACGGCAAGCCCAGAAATCCCCCGCCCCGCTGTCGCGGGGGCGGGGCGCGCTTTCAAGGAGCGGAGGTGTTCGTGTGGACGTGAGGTTGCTCGACTACCTGGTCGCGGCCGAAGCCCGGGCCACGGCGCGGGGCTTCAAGGGTGAAGCCGAGGCGCTGGCCGGGCTGTACCAGGCCGCGGGTGCGGCGGCGCTGATGCCTGAGCGCGGCGACGTAGAGCGTGTTCGGGTGGCGCTCGAGGGGCTGGCCCGGGTGAACCCGCGCCAGGAGCGGGCGATCCGCCCGTCCTTCGAAGGCTTGCTGCACAGGCTCGAGGCCATGGGGGCCTAA